From the genome of Ictalurus punctatus breed USDA103 chromosome 28, Coco_2.0, whole genome shotgun sequence, one region includes:
- the her1 gene encoding transcription factor HES-7: protein MGTPKMSNRRASRRVLKPVIEKKRRDRINQRLDELRTLLLDHTLDSRLQNPKLEKAEILELTVEYIRKKATNTKENAAEIHRDPGECVPVALAQTAGRPRVPVTGLHDGPHVHAHAPTSPIYTAGFQECISRLTSFIECVDLSQRENFIQCLRHHLQSHTGVLSQVRGHGQTHTWVTGDVRAGAEPFSFANGLYPNSFVLHPPYPSPPYSLSPPPSPCYSSSSPTYLSVPRHFHYPPSVSPLSDSSSTSSSSFTTSTKAVSASLAQATQAPPRPLTPHCVSAQQTLRRELFPSHTHAIWRPW from the exons ATGGGGACTCCGAAAATGTCCAACCGCAGAGCATCCCGAAGA GTCCTGAAACCGGTGAttgagaagaagagaagagatcgGATTAATCAGCGTTTAGATGAACTGAGAACTCTCCTGCTGGACCATACACTGGACTCG agactACAAAACCCTAAACTGGAAAAAGCAGAGATTTTGGAGCTCACTGTGGAGTACATCAGGAAAAAAGcgacaaacacaaaagaaaatgcTG CAGAAATTCACAGAGACCCGGGCGAGTGTGTTCCTGTTGCCCTTGCGCAGACCGCCGGGAGACCCCGTGTGCCCGTCACAGGGCTCCATGACGGCCCTCACGTCCACGCTCACGCCCCCACCAGCCCGATCTACACAGCCGGCTTCCAGGAGTGCATCTCTCGCCTGACCAGCTTCATCGAGTGTGTGGATCTGTCGCAGCGGGAGAACTTCATCCAGTGCCTTCGCCATCACCTGCAGTCACACACCGGTGTCCTTTCGCAGGTCAGAGGTCACGGGCAGACTCACACGTGGGTCACGGGCGATGTCCGAGCGGGCGCAGAGCCCTTCTCGTTTGCTAATGGGCTGTATCCCAATTCGTTCGTCCTGCATCCCCCGTATCCCTCTCCTCCGTACTCGCTGTCTCCTCCTCCATCGCCctgctactcctcctcctctccgaCGTACCTCTCCGTCCCCCGCCACTTCCACTaccctccatctgtctctcctctATCCGACTCCTCCTCCACATCCTCCTCGTCTTTCACTACCTCCACTAAGGCAGTCTCAGCGAGCTTAGCCCAAGCGACCCAGGCTCCTCCACGACCTCTGACCCCTCACTGTGTCTCGGCCCAGCAGACTCTGAGGCGAGAGCTCTTCCCGAGTCACACACACGCCATCTGGAGGCCGTGGTGA